In Ruania zhangjianzhongii, the following proteins share a genomic window:
- a CDS encoding metallophosphoesterase, with product MLSALPGRPLRRAAGVLAGAAAVGLTWSLVEAQAFTVRRVHVPVLPAGADPIRVLHLSDLHLLPRQGRKIGWLRDLEALEPDVVVNTGDNMAHREALPAVLAALEPLLQRPGVFVMGSNDYFSPKPSNPARYLLPDPRRRQDDEQGEERAEDLPGRELGYAFAACGWQDLTNQSGSLEVRGQRLDFIGVDDPHLDRDELPQAWPARAETGDSGTSVPAQEALRIGVAHAPYLRVLRGMQGLGCELVLAGHTHGGQLCLPGYGAVVTNCDLNTGRASGLHPWPGEAPGPGNLWLHVSNGMGTNPYTPVRLACRPSVTLMTLTAPSS from the coding sequence GTGCTGAGTGCTCTCCCCGGCCGGCCGCTTCGGCGAGCCGCCGGCGTGCTGGCCGGTGCTGCCGCAGTCGGCCTGACCTGGTCACTGGTCGAGGCACAGGCGTTTACCGTGCGCCGAGTGCACGTCCCGGTACTGCCCGCGGGGGCGGACCCCATCCGGGTGCTGCATCTGTCCGATCTGCACCTCCTCCCCCGCCAGGGCCGCAAGATCGGCTGGCTGCGCGATCTGGAGGCGCTGGAGCCGGACGTGGTGGTCAACACCGGTGACAACATGGCCCACCGCGAGGCGCTGCCGGCGGTGCTCGCGGCGTTGGAGCCGCTGTTGCAGCGGCCCGGCGTTTTCGTGATGGGGTCGAACGACTACTTCTCACCCAAACCGAGCAACCCGGCCCGCTACCTGCTGCCGGACCCGCGCCGGCGGCAGGATGACGAGCAGGGCGAGGAGCGCGCCGAGGACCTGCCCGGGCGGGAGCTCGGCTATGCCTTCGCGGCATGCGGCTGGCAGGACCTGACCAACCAGTCGGGTTCGCTCGAGGTACGCGGTCAGCGCTTGGACTTCATCGGTGTGGACGATCCGCACCTGGATCGAGATGAGTTGCCCCAGGCATGGCCGGCCCGGGCGGAAACGGGCGACAGCGGGACCTCCGTGCCAGCGCAGGAAGCGTTGCGTATCGGTGTGGCTCATGCCCCTTACCTGCGGGTGCTCCGCGGGATGCAGGGGCTGGGCTGCGAGCTGGTGCTGGCCGGCCACACCCACGGTGGCCAGCTCTGCCTGCCCGGCTACGGCGCCGTCGTGACCAATTGCGATCTGAACACCGGCCGCGCCAGTGGCCTGCACCCATGGCCCGGCGAGGCGCCTGGGCCGGGGAACCTGTGGCTGCACGTGAGCAACGGGATGGGCACCAATCCGTACACCCC